In Hyalangium ruber, the DNA window TGCCTCCGGGAAGCTCCGAGTGGAGGTGCTGGAGAAGCGAACGTTCGAGGACGGGGGACGACTGGGGTTCGGCCAGTTCGGCTTCCAGTTCACCCGGAAGGACGGGACGGAGCTGACCCAGGCGCAGCTGGGCCACGGACAGAAGCGGCTGCTCTCCTTCCTGTACTACCTGGATGTGAATGAGGACTTCGCCGTCGCCGACGAGCTGGCCAACGGGCTTCAGCCCCGCTGGGTCGAGGCGTGCCTGCGGGAGATTGGCGGGCGGCAAGCGTTCCTCACGAGCCAGAACCCGCTGCTGTTCGAGTACATCTCCTTCGCGTCCACCGGAGACATTCGCGCCTCGCTCATCCACTGCGACATCGGGCTGAGAGCGGGCCGCGAGTGGCTCGTCTGGACCCACCCCACGGGAGAGAGCGCCGAGCGGCTCTACGAAGCGATCCGTGCGAGACAGCGCCCCCTCGGAGAGCTGCTCCGCGCTCACGGCTTGTGGTGAGTGTCAGGGTTTCCGAAGCGCCGGGCCCCGCCCCCGCACCGCGCTCCAGACAGCGAGAATGAGGACTGCAGCCTCCTCGGCATCATGGGCGTAATAGAGGTGGTAGCGCGTCCTCGGCATGAGGAGCCTGCGGACCCCCGTGACGCGAGGGTGCGGATAGCGTCGCCCGAGTTCCGGCAGCTCCGCGAGCAAGCGAAGCGCGGTCGTCAGCTCCGCTTCGAGAAGTTCCGGAGCCGTAGGACGGTGGATTCTCCACCACTCCGCCGCCTCGAGCGCCTGGGCTTGCGCTCGAGGCGTAAAAAAGACCCGAAGCGTCATTTCATCGAGCGCAGCTTCGCCAGGACCTCTTCCGCAGCGACCCGCTTGCCCGCCCGCGCCTCGTCCCACGACTCGGACAGCGCCTCGTGAAGCGCCGACCGC includes these proteins:
- a CDS encoding type II toxin-antitoxin system RelE/ParE family toxin; the protein is MTLRVFFTPRAQAQALEAAEWWRIHRPTAPELLEAELTTALRLLAELPELGRRYPHPRVTGVRRLLMPRTRYHLYYAHDAEEAAVLILAVWSAVRGRGPALRKP